The Daucus carota subsp. sativus chromosome 7, DH1 v3.0, whole genome shotgun sequence genome window below encodes:
- the LOC108194276 gene encoding uncharacterized protein LOC108194276, protein MGNCQAIDAAALVVQHPDGKIERMYWSVCASEVMKMNPGHYVSLIIPLPADGEENLEEKDREKTVRFTRVKLLRPTDRLVLGRAYRLVTTQEVMKVLRAKKYAKMKRNLPESVDVLETHNSCCEAEARSSGLERSVQGTRNEGQRQRPGAGNVAVARSKSWRPRLQSISEAVS, encoded by the exons ATGGGAAATTGTCAAGCAATAGATGCAGCAGCACTAGTGGTGCAACATCCAGATGGGAAAATAGAGAGGATGTACTGGTCAGTGTGTGCTAGTGAAGTGATGAAAATGAATCCGGGGCACTACGTATCGCTTATTATACCATTGCCTGCTGATGGAGAAGAAAATTTGGAGGAAAAAGATAGGGAAAAAACAGTGAGGTTTACGCGTGTTAAGCTGTTAAGGCCAACCGACAGGCTTGTTCTTGGTCGAGCTTATCGGCTTGTCACCACTCAAG AGGTGATGAAAGTGTTGAGGGCAAAAAAGTATGCAAAGATGAAGAGGAATCTACCGGAATCAGTTGATGTGTTGGAGACTCATAATTCTTGTTGTGAAGCAGAAGCAAGAAGCTCGGGACTGGAAAGATCCGTTCAG GGAACGAGAAACGAAGGACAAAGGCAGAGGCCCGGAGCAGGAAACGTTGCAGTTGCAAGATCAAAATCATGGCGCCCTAGACTGCAGAGCATATCTGAAGCTGTTAGCTAG